From Sphingopyxis sp. MWB1, a single genomic window includes:
- a CDS encoding acyl-CoA carboxylase subunit beta, producing MSANIAEMERRRAAAAVGGGQKRIDAQHAKGKLTARERLDVLLDEGSFEELDTYVEHDCVDFGMQEQRIPGDGVVTGSGTINGRLVYVFSQDFTVFGGSLSKRHAEKICKVMEKAMLVGAPVIGLNDSGGARIQEGVASLGGYAEVFQKNVLASGVVPQISLIMGPCAGGAVYSPAMTDFIFMVKDSSYMFVTGPDVVKTVTNEVVTQEELGGAITHTTKSSVADLAFENDIEALLAARDFFDYLPANNRSGVPERPTADPYDRIEESLDTLIPPNANQPYDMHELIRKTVDEGDFFEVQPAHAANIICGFGRIEGRTIGIIANQPLVLAGVLDINSSKKAARFVRFCDAFEIPIVTFVDVPGFLPGTAQEYNGIIKHGAKLLFAYAEATVPKITVITRKAYGGAYDVMASKHLRGDLNYAWPTAEIAVMGAKGAVEIIFRKDIGDPERIAERTKEYEDRFANPFVAAQRGYIDEVIYPHSTRKRIALGLRKLRNKQLENPWKKHDNIPL from the coding sequence ATGTCCGCCAATATCGCCGAAATGGAACGCCGCCGCGCCGCTGCTGCCGTGGGCGGGGGGCAGAAACGCATCGACGCGCAGCATGCCAAGGGCAAGCTGACCGCGCGCGAGCGGCTCGACGTGCTGCTCGACGAAGGCTCGTTTGAAGAGCTTGATACCTATGTCGAGCATGACTGTGTCGATTTCGGGATGCAGGAACAGCGGATTCCCGGTGATGGCGTGGTGACCGGGTCGGGGACGATCAACGGCCGGCTCGTCTACGTCTTCAGCCAGGATTTCACCGTGTTCGGCGGCTCGCTGTCGAAGCGCCATGCCGAGAAAATCTGCAAGGTGATGGAAAAGGCGATGCTGGTGGGCGCGCCGGTCATCGGGCTCAACGACAGCGGCGGCGCGCGTATCCAGGAGGGCGTGGCCTCGCTCGGCGGCTATGCAGAGGTGTTTCAGAAGAATGTGCTGGCATCGGGCGTGGTGCCGCAGATCAGCCTGATCATGGGCCCGTGTGCGGGCGGCGCGGTTTACAGCCCTGCGATGACCGACTTCATCTTCATGGTGAAGGATTCGAGCTATATGTTCGTTACCGGCCCCGATGTTGTCAAAACGGTGACGAACGAAGTGGTGACGCAGGAAGAGCTCGGCGGCGCGATCACCCATACGACCAAAAGCTCGGTCGCCGATCTGGCATTTGAAAATGACATTGAGGCGCTGCTCGCGGCCCGCGATTTCTTTGATTACCTGCCCGCAAACAACCGCAGCGGGGTGCCCGAGCGGCCGACCGCCGACCCCTATGACCGGATCGAGGAAAGCCTCGACACGCTGATCCCGCCCAATGCGAACCAGCCCTATGACATGCACGAGCTGATCCGCAAAACCGTCGACGAGGGCGATTTCTTCGAGGTGCAGCCCGCGCACGCCGCGAACATCATCTGCGGTTTCGGGCGCATCGAAGGGCGCACCATCGGCATTATCGCGAACCAGCCGCTGGTGCTCGCGGGCGTGCTCGACATCAATTCGTCAAAGAAAGCGGCGCGCTTCGTGCGCTTCTGCGATGCGTTCGAAATCCCGATCGTCACCTTCGTCGACGTCCCCGGCTTCCTGCCCGGCACGGCGCAGGAATATAATGGCATCATCAAACATGGCGCGAAGCTGCTCTTCGCCTATGCCGAGGCGACGGTGCCCAAGATCACGGTGATCACGCGCAAGGCCTATGGCGGCGCCTATGACGTGATGGCGTCAAAGCATTTGCGCGGCGATCTCAACTACGCCTGGCCGACCGCCGAGATTGCGGTGATGGGCGCGAAGGGCGCGGTCGAGATCATCTTCCGCAAGGATATTGGCGACCCCGAAAGAATTGCCGAGCGCACGAAGGAATATGAGGACCGCTTCGCCAACCCCTTCGTCGCGGCGCAGCGCGGCTATATCGACGAGGTGATCTACCCGCACTCAACGCGGAAGCGGATTGCGTTGGGGCTGCGAAAGCTGCGGAACAAGCAGTTGGAGAACCCGTGGAAGAAGCATGACAATATTCCGCTTTAG